In the Danaus plexippus chromosome 4, MEX_DaPlex, whole genome shotgun sequence genome, one interval contains:
- the LOC116768744 gene encoding coiled-coil domain-containing protein 170 isoform X2, which translates to METDLGNDLITTLRSDLAGLQYKRDKLISENSDLKNQMLSRDQRILEQQVEIDHLREQNARQNAIISSLKKKIQDLDEVQRNLQASQGRSDLTVQTLQRDNRYCEEKIKDLEKKVRSLELECHNEEQQKENARCQFHDLVRRLSVALDSDFCDTAHTHSPESLIIKASELVQEITRLKNKCMNTSENLTTIEQDFRSCRDTLERANADKDILQRQLSSQLLDIERLKQEKESLSVSNRVLERELHDAREKLSHCTKNLNVVSDNMNQNESLIIQLKEDLRHRDEKYQRLQTEFRNTMESIAILLSLPTRFVEAHESTIKDRIREILSENKDRTAQLEALREKLGVECQQLGRTAHLHEQATTRVRILEDERNMLETKVHKLESELTTLEMSRDNLRKDKANFVAFLERLSRTLNMDELTQNIGLDLHTDSIIQRAEQLARLESDKIIDKMLYYGYYGTLPRLRRERSFHDLPYLKETAVVYQLQRRIRILREQLQRKDLHLDLLRRKLSVQEDSSRVRAVLQAERDEAVNRSKKLARQCDKLGVQLSDARAQVRDLNAQLADAAEYKITALERARKIEELQKKIDEAEMLRVRYNRKVNVLKDQVRATGDTYEQERTSTEHQINILRDDLSRTKEALAECQRREAQLQSFRHSIAKLLGILVPSSVSDFEMVSRLQKLIDAHHDFTVVSRRYDDPALLRASSRSPPPSRCRTRTPDRSLRYDDSGYADPAFDLEDELYKTRPAL; encoded by the exons ATGGAAACGGATTTAGGAAATGACTTGATCACAACCTTGAGGAGTGACCTAGCAGGACTGCAGTATAAAAGAGACAAATTAATATCAGAG AACAGCGATTTAAAAAACCAAATGTTATCTCGAGACCAAAGAATACTCGAACAACAAGTTGAGATCGACCACCTTCGTGAACAGAATGCCCGTCAAAACGCTATCATATCATCTCTTAAAAAGAAAATCCAAGATCTCGATGAAGTCCAACGCAATCTACAAGCGTCGCAAGGCAGAAGTGACTTGACGGTGCAAACCCTTCAGAGAGACAACCGCTACTGTGAAGAGAAGATAAAGGATTTGGAAAAGAAAGTACGATCTCTTGAATTGGAATGTCACAACGAAGAACAGCAAAAGGAAAATGCTCGGTGTCAGTTCCACGATCTTGTGAGAAGACTTTCTGTCGCCTTAGATTCAGATTTCTGTGATACCGCTCACACCCACTCCCCTGAAAGTCTAATCATTAAAGCATCTGAACTAGTCCAAGAGATTACtagacttaaaaataaatgtatgaacaCAAGTGAGAATCTCACAACCATTGAACAGGACTTCCGTAGTTGTAGGGACACGTTGGAGAGAGCGAATGCTGATAAAGACATTTTGCAAAGGCAGCTCTCGAGCCAGCTCCTAGACATAGAAAGACTGAAACAGGAGAAGGAATCTCTTTCTGTATCCAATAGAGTACTTGAAAGGGAACTTCACGATGCTCGAGAAAAGTTGTCACACTGTACGAAGAACTTAAACGTTGTTAGTGATAACATGAATCAAAATGaatcattgataattcaactAAAAG AGGACTTAAGACATCGTGACGAAAAGTATCAAAGGCTTCAAACGGAATTTAGAAACACAATGGAATCAATCGCAATCCTCCTCAGTCTGCCCACTCGTTTCGTTGAAGCTCACGAAAGCACTATCAAAGACCGTATAAGGGAAATTTTGAGCGAAAATAAAGATAGAACCGCC cAATTAGAAGCGTTGCGTGAGAAATTAGGAGTCGAGTGTCAGCAGTTGGGGAGAACGGCGCATTTACACGAACAAGCGACAACCCGCGTAAGAATACTAGAGGACGAAAGGAACATGCTTGAGACTAAGGTTCACAAACTGGAGTCGGAACTAACAACTTTAGAAATGTCGCGagataatttgagaaaagatAAAGCTAAT TTCGTGGCATTCCTGGAGCGCTTGAGTCGTACTCTCAATATGGACGAGTTGACACAGAACATCGGATTGGACTTACACACGGACTCCATCATTCAAAGAGCCGAGCAACTCGCGAGACTCGAGAGCGACAAAATTATTGACAAG ATGCTGTATTACGGATACTATGGCACGCTCCCGAGACTAAGAAGAGAGCGTTCTTTCCATGACTTACCGTACCTTAAAGAA acgGCCGTTGTTTATCAACTGCAGCGTCGCATAAGAATATTGAGAGAACAGCTCCAGCGAAAAGATTTACATTTAGATTTACTGCGACGTAAGCTTAGCGTACag gAAGATTCGTCTCGAGTTAGGGCGGTTCTCCAGGCGGAACGTGATGAAGCTGTCAACAGAAGTAAGAAACTGGCACGACAGTGTGACAAGCTTGGGGTTCAACTGAGTGACGCGAGGGCACAGGTCCGGGATCTCAACGCGCAGCTAGCTGATGCTGCAGAGTATAAG ataacaGCGCTGGAGAGAGCTAGAAAGATAGAAGAGTTGCAGAAAAAAATTGACGAAGCAGAAATGCTTCGAGTGAGATACAATCGCAAGGTGAATGTACTTAAAGATCAAGTGAGGGCTACTGGAGACACGTACGAACAAGAGAGAACGAGTACAGAACATCAGATTAATATACTAAGAGACGATCTCTCAAGGACCAAAGAGGCTCTAGCTGAATGTCAACGTAGAGAAGCACAGCTGCAAAGCTTTAG ACATTCAATCGCCAAACTCCTTGGTATTCTGGTGCCATCGTCCGTGTCGGACTTCGAGATGGTGTCTCGTCTCCAGAAGCTCATCGACGCTCATCACGACTTCACAGTAGTGTCTCGTCGGTATGACGACCCCGCACTGCTCAGGGCTTCATCACGCTCTCCTCCCCCATCACGATGCAGAACAAGAACACCTGATCG ATCACTCCGCTACGATGATTCAGGATACGCGGATCCGGCGTTTGATCTCGAGGACGAGCTTTACAAAACTCGGCCGGCCTTGTGA
- the LOC116768744 gene encoding coiled-coil domain-containing protein 170 isoform X4, whose protein sequence is MLSRDQRILEQQVEIDHLREQNARQNAIISSLKKKIQDLDEVQRNLQASQGRSDLTVQTLQRDNRYCEEKIKDLEKKVRSLELECHNEEQQKENARCQFHDLVRRLSVALDSDFCDTAHTHSPESLIIKASELVQEITRLKNKCMNTSENLTTIEQDFRSCRDTLERANADKDILQRQLSSQLLDIERLKQEKESLSVSNRVLERELHDAREKLSHCTKNLNVVSDNMNQNESLIIQLKEDLRHRDEKYQRLQTEFRNTMESIAILLSLPTRFVEAHESTIKDRIREILSENKDRTAQLEALREKLGVECQQLGRTAHLHEQATTRVRILEDERNMLETKVHKLESELTTLEMSRDNLRKDKANFVAFLERLSRTLNMDELTQNIGLDLHTDSIIQRAEQLARLESDKIIDKMLYYGYYGTLPRLRRERSFHDLPYLKETAVVYQLQRRIRILREQLQRKDLHLDLLRRKLSVQEDSSRVRAVLQAERDEAVNRSKKLARQCDKLGVQLSDARAQVRDLNAQLADAAEYKITALERARKIEELQKKIDEAEMLRVRYNRKVNVLKDQVRATGDTYEQERTSTEHQINILRDDLSRTKEALAECQRREAQLQSFRHSIAKLLGILVPSSVSDFEMVSRLQKLIDAHHDFTVVSRRYDDPALLRASSRSPPPSRCRTRTPDRSLRYDDSGYADPAFDLEDELYKTRPAL, encoded by the exons ATGTTATCTCGAGACCAAAGAATACTCGAACAACAAGTTGAGATCGACCACCTTCGTGAACAGAATGCCCGTCAAAACGCTATCATATCATCTCTTAAAAAGAAAATCCAAGATCTCGATGAAGTCCAACGCAATCTACAAGCGTCGCAAGGCAGAAGTGACTTGACGGTGCAAACCCTTCAGAGAGACAACCGCTACTGTGAAGAGAAGATAAAGGATTTGGAAAAGAAAGTACGATCTCTTGAATTGGAATGTCACAACGAAGAACAGCAAAAGGAAAATGCTCGGTGTCAGTTCCACGATCTTGTGAGAAGACTTTCTGTCGCCTTAGATTCAGATTTCTGTGATACCGCTCACACCCACTCCCCTGAAAGTCTAATCATTAAAGCATCTGAACTAGTCCAAGAGATTACtagacttaaaaataaatgtatgaacaCAAGTGAGAATCTCACAACCATTGAACAGGACTTCCGTAGTTGTAGGGACACGTTGGAGAGAGCGAATGCTGATAAAGACATTTTGCAAAGGCAGCTCTCGAGCCAGCTCCTAGACATAGAAAGACTGAAACAGGAGAAGGAATCTCTTTCTGTATCCAATAGAGTACTTGAAAGGGAACTTCACGATGCTCGAGAAAAGTTGTCACACTGTACGAAGAACTTAAACGTTGTTAGTGATAACATGAATCAAAATGaatcattgataattcaactAAAAG AGGACTTAAGACATCGTGACGAAAAGTATCAAAGGCTTCAAACGGAATTTAGAAACACAATGGAATCAATCGCAATCCTCCTCAGTCTGCCCACTCGTTTCGTTGAAGCTCACGAAAGCACTATCAAAGACCGTATAAGGGAAATTTTGAGCGAAAATAAAGATAGAACCGCC cAATTAGAAGCGTTGCGTGAGAAATTAGGAGTCGAGTGTCAGCAGTTGGGGAGAACGGCGCATTTACACGAACAAGCGACAACCCGCGTAAGAATACTAGAGGACGAAAGGAACATGCTTGAGACTAAGGTTCACAAACTGGAGTCGGAACTAACAACTTTAGAAATGTCGCGagataatttgagaaaagatAAAGCTAAT TTCGTGGCATTCCTGGAGCGCTTGAGTCGTACTCTCAATATGGACGAGTTGACACAGAACATCGGATTGGACTTACACACGGACTCCATCATTCAAAGAGCCGAGCAACTCGCGAGACTCGAGAGCGACAAAATTATTGACAAG ATGCTGTATTACGGATACTATGGCACGCTCCCGAGACTAAGAAGAGAGCGTTCTTTCCATGACTTACCGTACCTTAAAGAA acgGCCGTTGTTTATCAACTGCAGCGTCGCATAAGAATATTGAGAGAACAGCTCCAGCGAAAAGATTTACATTTAGATTTACTGCGACGTAAGCTTAGCGTACag gAAGATTCGTCTCGAGTTAGGGCGGTTCTCCAGGCGGAACGTGATGAAGCTGTCAACAGAAGTAAGAAACTGGCACGACAGTGTGACAAGCTTGGGGTTCAACTGAGTGACGCGAGGGCACAGGTCCGGGATCTCAACGCGCAGCTAGCTGATGCTGCAGAGTATAAG ataacaGCGCTGGAGAGAGCTAGAAAGATAGAAGAGTTGCAGAAAAAAATTGACGAAGCAGAAATGCTTCGAGTGAGATACAATCGCAAGGTGAATGTACTTAAAGATCAAGTGAGGGCTACTGGAGACACGTACGAACAAGAGAGAACGAGTACAGAACATCAGATTAATATACTAAGAGACGATCTCTCAAGGACCAAAGAGGCTCTAGCTGAATGTCAACGTAGAGAAGCACAGCTGCAAAGCTTTAG ACATTCAATCGCCAAACTCCTTGGTATTCTGGTGCCATCGTCCGTGTCGGACTTCGAGATGGTGTCTCGTCTCCAGAAGCTCATCGACGCTCATCACGACTTCACAGTAGTGTCTCGTCGGTATGACGACCCCGCACTGCTCAGGGCTTCATCACGCTCTCCTCCCCCATCACGATGCAGAACAAGAACACCTGATCG ATCACTCCGCTACGATGATTCAGGATACGCGGATCCGGCGTTTGATCTCGAGGACGAGCTTTACAAAACTCGGCCGGCCTTGTGA
- the LOC116768744 gene encoding coiled-coil domain-containing protein 170 isoform X3, with the protein MEDEKSKEDTEDWKVYETLNKTHLEMETDLGNDLITTLRSDLAGLQYKRDKLISENSDLKNQMLSRDQRILEQQVEIDHLREQNARQNAIISSLKKKIQDLDEVQRNLQASQGRSDLTVQTLQRDNRYCEEKIKDLEKKVRSLELECHNEEQQKENARCQFHDLVRRLSVALDSDFCDTAHTHSPESLIIKASELVQEITRLKNKCMNTSENLTTIEQDFRSCRDTLERANADKDILQRQLSSQLLDIERLKQEKESLSVSNRVLERELHDAREKLSHCTKNLNVVSDNMNQNESLIIQLKEDLRHRDEKYQRLQTEFRNTMESIAILLSLPTRFVEAHESTIKDRIREILSENKDRTAQLEALREKLGVECQQLGRTAHLHEQATTRVRILEDERNMLETKVHKLESELTTLEMSRDNLRKDKANFVAFLERLSRTLNMDELTQNIGLDLHTDSIIQRAEQLARLESDKIIDKTAVVYQLQRRIRILREQLQRKDLHLDLLRRKLSVQEDSSRVRAVLQAERDEAVNRSKKLARQCDKLGVQLSDARAQVRDLNAQLADAAEYKITALERARKIEELQKKIDEAEMLRVRYNRKVNVLKDQVRATGDTYEQERTSTEHQINILRDDLSRTKEALAECQRREAQLQSFRHSIAKLLGILVPSSVSDFEMVSRLQKLIDAHHDFTVVSRRYDDPALLRASSRSPPPSRCRTRTPDRSLRYDDSGYADPAFDLEDELYKTRPAL; encoded by the exons ATGGAAGACGAGAAAAGCAAGGAGGATACTGAAGATTGGAAAGTCTACGAGACGCTCAACAAAACTCATTTAgag ATGGAAACGGATTTAGGAAATGACTTGATCACAACCTTGAGGAGTGACCTAGCAGGACTGCAGTATAAAAGAGACAAATTAATATCAGAG AACAGCGATTTAAAAAACCAAATGTTATCTCGAGACCAAAGAATACTCGAACAACAAGTTGAGATCGACCACCTTCGTGAACAGAATGCCCGTCAAAACGCTATCATATCATCTCTTAAAAAGAAAATCCAAGATCTCGATGAAGTCCAACGCAATCTACAAGCGTCGCAAGGCAGAAGTGACTTGACGGTGCAAACCCTTCAGAGAGACAACCGCTACTGTGAAGAGAAGATAAAGGATTTGGAAAAGAAAGTACGATCTCTTGAATTGGAATGTCACAACGAAGAACAGCAAAAGGAAAATGCTCGGTGTCAGTTCCACGATCTTGTGAGAAGACTTTCTGTCGCCTTAGATTCAGATTTCTGTGATACCGCTCACACCCACTCCCCTGAAAGTCTAATCATTAAAGCATCTGAACTAGTCCAAGAGATTACtagacttaaaaataaatgtatgaacaCAAGTGAGAATCTCACAACCATTGAACAGGACTTCCGTAGTTGTAGGGACACGTTGGAGAGAGCGAATGCTGATAAAGACATTTTGCAAAGGCAGCTCTCGAGCCAGCTCCTAGACATAGAAAGACTGAAACAGGAGAAGGAATCTCTTTCTGTATCCAATAGAGTACTTGAAAGGGAACTTCACGATGCTCGAGAAAAGTTGTCACACTGTACGAAGAACTTAAACGTTGTTAGTGATAACATGAATCAAAATGaatcattgataattcaactAAAAG AGGACTTAAGACATCGTGACGAAAAGTATCAAAGGCTTCAAACGGAATTTAGAAACACAATGGAATCAATCGCAATCCTCCTCAGTCTGCCCACTCGTTTCGTTGAAGCTCACGAAAGCACTATCAAAGACCGTATAAGGGAAATTTTGAGCGAAAATAAAGATAGAACCGCC cAATTAGAAGCGTTGCGTGAGAAATTAGGAGTCGAGTGTCAGCAGTTGGGGAGAACGGCGCATTTACACGAACAAGCGACAACCCGCGTAAGAATACTAGAGGACGAAAGGAACATGCTTGAGACTAAGGTTCACAAACTGGAGTCGGAACTAACAACTTTAGAAATGTCGCGagataatttgagaaaagatAAAGCTAAT TTCGTGGCATTCCTGGAGCGCTTGAGTCGTACTCTCAATATGGACGAGTTGACACAGAACATCGGATTGGACTTACACACGGACTCCATCATTCAAAGAGCCGAGCAACTCGCGAGACTCGAGAGCGACAAAATTATTGACAAG acgGCCGTTGTTTATCAACTGCAGCGTCGCATAAGAATATTGAGAGAACAGCTCCAGCGAAAAGATTTACATTTAGATTTACTGCGACGTAAGCTTAGCGTACag gAAGATTCGTCTCGAGTTAGGGCGGTTCTCCAGGCGGAACGTGATGAAGCTGTCAACAGAAGTAAGAAACTGGCACGACAGTGTGACAAGCTTGGGGTTCAACTGAGTGACGCGAGGGCACAGGTCCGGGATCTCAACGCGCAGCTAGCTGATGCTGCAGAGTATAAG ataacaGCGCTGGAGAGAGCTAGAAAGATAGAAGAGTTGCAGAAAAAAATTGACGAAGCAGAAATGCTTCGAGTGAGATACAATCGCAAGGTGAATGTACTTAAAGATCAAGTGAGGGCTACTGGAGACACGTACGAACAAGAGAGAACGAGTACAGAACATCAGATTAATATACTAAGAGACGATCTCTCAAGGACCAAAGAGGCTCTAGCTGAATGTCAACGTAGAGAAGCACAGCTGCAAAGCTTTAG ACATTCAATCGCCAAACTCCTTGGTATTCTGGTGCCATCGTCCGTGTCGGACTTCGAGATGGTGTCTCGTCTCCAGAAGCTCATCGACGCTCATCACGACTTCACAGTAGTGTCTCGTCGGTATGACGACCCCGCACTGCTCAGGGCTTCATCACGCTCTCCTCCCCCATCACGATGCAGAACAAGAACACCTGATCG ATCACTCCGCTACGATGATTCAGGATACGCGGATCCGGCGTTTGATCTCGAGGACGAGCTTTACAAAACTCGGCCGGCCTTGTGA
- the LOC116768744 gene encoding coiled-coil domain-containing protein 170 isoform X1, whose product MEDEKSKEDTEDWKVYETLNKTHLEMETDLGNDLITTLRSDLAGLQYKRDKLISENSDLKNQMLSRDQRILEQQVEIDHLREQNARQNAIISSLKKKIQDLDEVQRNLQASQGRSDLTVQTLQRDNRYCEEKIKDLEKKVRSLELECHNEEQQKENARCQFHDLVRRLSVALDSDFCDTAHTHSPESLIIKASELVQEITRLKNKCMNTSENLTTIEQDFRSCRDTLERANADKDILQRQLSSQLLDIERLKQEKESLSVSNRVLERELHDAREKLSHCTKNLNVVSDNMNQNESLIIQLKEDLRHRDEKYQRLQTEFRNTMESIAILLSLPTRFVEAHESTIKDRIREILSENKDRTAQLEALREKLGVECQQLGRTAHLHEQATTRVRILEDERNMLETKVHKLESELTTLEMSRDNLRKDKANFVAFLERLSRTLNMDELTQNIGLDLHTDSIIQRAEQLARLESDKIIDKMLYYGYYGTLPRLRRERSFHDLPYLKETAVVYQLQRRIRILREQLQRKDLHLDLLRRKLSVQEDSSRVRAVLQAERDEAVNRSKKLARQCDKLGVQLSDARAQVRDLNAQLADAAEYKITALERARKIEELQKKIDEAEMLRVRYNRKVNVLKDQVRATGDTYEQERTSTEHQINILRDDLSRTKEALAECQRREAQLQSFRHSIAKLLGILVPSSVSDFEMVSRLQKLIDAHHDFTVVSRRYDDPALLRASSRSPPPSRCRTRTPDRSLRYDDSGYADPAFDLEDELYKTRPAL is encoded by the exons ATGGAAGACGAGAAAAGCAAGGAGGATACTGAAGATTGGAAAGTCTACGAGACGCTCAACAAAACTCATTTAgag ATGGAAACGGATTTAGGAAATGACTTGATCACAACCTTGAGGAGTGACCTAGCAGGACTGCAGTATAAAAGAGACAAATTAATATCAGAG AACAGCGATTTAAAAAACCAAATGTTATCTCGAGACCAAAGAATACTCGAACAACAAGTTGAGATCGACCACCTTCGTGAACAGAATGCCCGTCAAAACGCTATCATATCATCTCTTAAAAAGAAAATCCAAGATCTCGATGAAGTCCAACGCAATCTACAAGCGTCGCAAGGCAGAAGTGACTTGACGGTGCAAACCCTTCAGAGAGACAACCGCTACTGTGAAGAGAAGATAAAGGATTTGGAAAAGAAAGTACGATCTCTTGAATTGGAATGTCACAACGAAGAACAGCAAAAGGAAAATGCTCGGTGTCAGTTCCACGATCTTGTGAGAAGACTTTCTGTCGCCTTAGATTCAGATTTCTGTGATACCGCTCACACCCACTCCCCTGAAAGTCTAATCATTAAAGCATCTGAACTAGTCCAAGAGATTACtagacttaaaaataaatgtatgaacaCAAGTGAGAATCTCACAACCATTGAACAGGACTTCCGTAGTTGTAGGGACACGTTGGAGAGAGCGAATGCTGATAAAGACATTTTGCAAAGGCAGCTCTCGAGCCAGCTCCTAGACATAGAAAGACTGAAACAGGAGAAGGAATCTCTTTCTGTATCCAATAGAGTACTTGAAAGGGAACTTCACGATGCTCGAGAAAAGTTGTCACACTGTACGAAGAACTTAAACGTTGTTAGTGATAACATGAATCAAAATGaatcattgataattcaactAAAAG AGGACTTAAGACATCGTGACGAAAAGTATCAAAGGCTTCAAACGGAATTTAGAAACACAATGGAATCAATCGCAATCCTCCTCAGTCTGCCCACTCGTTTCGTTGAAGCTCACGAAAGCACTATCAAAGACCGTATAAGGGAAATTTTGAGCGAAAATAAAGATAGAACCGCC cAATTAGAAGCGTTGCGTGAGAAATTAGGAGTCGAGTGTCAGCAGTTGGGGAGAACGGCGCATTTACACGAACAAGCGACAACCCGCGTAAGAATACTAGAGGACGAAAGGAACATGCTTGAGACTAAGGTTCACAAACTGGAGTCGGAACTAACAACTTTAGAAATGTCGCGagataatttgagaaaagatAAAGCTAAT TTCGTGGCATTCCTGGAGCGCTTGAGTCGTACTCTCAATATGGACGAGTTGACACAGAACATCGGATTGGACTTACACACGGACTCCATCATTCAAAGAGCCGAGCAACTCGCGAGACTCGAGAGCGACAAAATTATTGACAAG ATGCTGTATTACGGATACTATGGCACGCTCCCGAGACTAAGAAGAGAGCGTTCTTTCCATGACTTACCGTACCTTAAAGAA acgGCCGTTGTTTATCAACTGCAGCGTCGCATAAGAATATTGAGAGAACAGCTCCAGCGAAAAGATTTACATTTAGATTTACTGCGACGTAAGCTTAGCGTACag gAAGATTCGTCTCGAGTTAGGGCGGTTCTCCAGGCGGAACGTGATGAAGCTGTCAACAGAAGTAAGAAACTGGCACGACAGTGTGACAAGCTTGGGGTTCAACTGAGTGACGCGAGGGCACAGGTCCGGGATCTCAACGCGCAGCTAGCTGATGCTGCAGAGTATAAG ataacaGCGCTGGAGAGAGCTAGAAAGATAGAAGAGTTGCAGAAAAAAATTGACGAAGCAGAAATGCTTCGAGTGAGATACAATCGCAAGGTGAATGTACTTAAAGATCAAGTGAGGGCTACTGGAGACACGTACGAACAAGAGAGAACGAGTACAGAACATCAGATTAATATACTAAGAGACGATCTCTCAAGGACCAAAGAGGCTCTAGCTGAATGTCAACGTAGAGAAGCACAGCTGCAAAGCTTTAG ACATTCAATCGCCAAACTCCTTGGTATTCTGGTGCCATCGTCCGTGTCGGACTTCGAGATGGTGTCTCGTCTCCAGAAGCTCATCGACGCTCATCACGACTTCACAGTAGTGTCTCGTCGGTATGACGACCCCGCACTGCTCAGGGCTTCATCACGCTCTCCTCCCCCATCACGATGCAGAACAAGAACACCTGATCG ATCACTCCGCTACGATGATTCAGGATACGCGGATCCGGCGTTTGATCTCGAGGACGAGCTTTACAAAACTCGGCCGGCCTTGTGA
- the LOC116768744 gene encoding desmoplakin isoform X5, with amino-acid sequence MEDEKSKEDTEDWKVYETLNKTHLEMETDLGNDLITTLRSDLAGLQYKRDKLISENSDLKNQMLSRDQRILEQQVEIDHLREQNARQNAIISSLKKKIQDLDEVQRNLQASQGRSDLTVQTLQRDNRYCEEKIKDLEKKVRSLELECHNEEQQKENARCQFHDLVRRLSVALDSDFCDTAHTHSPESLIIKASELVQEITRLKNKCMNTSENLTTIEQDFRSCRDTLERANADKDILQRQLSSQLLDIERLKQEKESLSVSNRVLERELHDAREKLSHCTKNLNVVSDNMNQNESLIIQLKEDLRHRDEKYQRLQTEFRNTMESIAILLSLPTRFVEAHESTIKDRIREILSENKDRTAQLEALREKLGVECQQLGRTAHLHEQATTRVRILEDERNMLETKVHKLESELTTLEMSRDNLRKDKANFVAFLERLSRTLNMDELTQNIGLDLHTDSIIQRAEQLARLESDKIIDKMLYYGYYGTLPRLRRERSFHDLPYLKEITALERARKIEELQKKIDEAEMLRVRYNRKVNVLKDQVRATGDTYEQERTSTEHQINILRDDLSRTKEALAECQRREAQLQSFRHSIAKLLGILVPSSVSDFEMVSRLQKLIDAHHDFTVVSRRYDDPALLRASSRSPPPSRCRTRTPDRSLRYDDSGYADPAFDLEDELYKTRPAL; translated from the exons ATGGAAGACGAGAAAAGCAAGGAGGATACTGAAGATTGGAAAGTCTACGAGACGCTCAACAAAACTCATTTAgag ATGGAAACGGATTTAGGAAATGACTTGATCACAACCTTGAGGAGTGACCTAGCAGGACTGCAGTATAAAAGAGACAAATTAATATCAGAG AACAGCGATTTAAAAAACCAAATGTTATCTCGAGACCAAAGAATACTCGAACAACAAGTTGAGATCGACCACCTTCGTGAACAGAATGCCCGTCAAAACGCTATCATATCATCTCTTAAAAAGAAAATCCAAGATCTCGATGAAGTCCAACGCAATCTACAAGCGTCGCAAGGCAGAAGTGACTTGACGGTGCAAACCCTTCAGAGAGACAACCGCTACTGTGAAGAGAAGATAAAGGATTTGGAAAAGAAAGTACGATCTCTTGAATTGGAATGTCACAACGAAGAACAGCAAAAGGAAAATGCTCGGTGTCAGTTCCACGATCTTGTGAGAAGACTTTCTGTCGCCTTAGATTCAGATTTCTGTGATACCGCTCACACCCACTCCCCTGAAAGTCTAATCATTAAAGCATCTGAACTAGTCCAAGAGATTACtagacttaaaaataaatgtatgaacaCAAGTGAGAATCTCACAACCATTGAACAGGACTTCCGTAGTTGTAGGGACACGTTGGAGAGAGCGAATGCTGATAAAGACATTTTGCAAAGGCAGCTCTCGAGCCAGCTCCTAGACATAGAAAGACTGAAACAGGAGAAGGAATCTCTTTCTGTATCCAATAGAGTACTTGAAAGGGAACTTCACGATGCTCGAGAAAAGTTGTCACACTGTACGAAGAACTTAAACGTTGTTAGTGATAACATGAATCAAAATGaatcattgataattcaactAAAAG AGGACTTAAGACATCGTGACGAAAAGTATCAAAGGCTTCAAACGGAATTTAGAAACACAATGGAATCAATCGCAATCCTCCTCAGTCTGCCCACTCGTTTCGTTGAAGCTCACGAAAGCACTATCAAAGACCGTATAAGGGAAATTTTGAGCGAAAATAAAGATAGAACCGCC cAATTAGAAGCGTTGCGTGAGAAATTAGGAGTCGAGTGTCAGCAGTTGGGGAGAACGGCGCATTTACACGAACAAGCGACAACCCGCGTAAGAATACTAGAGGACGAAAGGAACATGCTTGAGACTAAGGTTCACAAACTGGAGTCGGAACTAACAACTTTAGAAATGTCGCGagataatttgagaaaagatAAAGCTAAT TTCGTGGCATTCCTGGAGCGCTTGAGTCGTACTCTCAATATGGACGAGTTGACACAGAACATCGGATTGGACTTACACACGGACTCCATCATTCAAAGAGCCGAGCAACTCGCGAGACTCGAGAGCGACAAAATTATTGACAAG ATGCTGTATTACGGATACTATGGCACGCTCCCGAGACTAAGAAGAGAGCGTTCTTTCCATGACTTACCGTACCTTAAAGAA ataacaGCGCTGGAGAGAGCTAGAAAGATAGAAGAGTTGCAGAAAAAAATTGACGAAGCAGAAATGCTTCGAGTGAGATACAATCGCAAGGTGAATGTACTTAAAGATCAAGTGAGGGCTACTGGAGACACGTACGAACAAGAGAGAACGAGTACAGAACATCAGATTAATATACTAAGAGACGATCTCTCAAGGACCAAAGAGGCTCTAGCTGAATGTCAACGTAGAGAAGCACAGCTGCAAAGCTTTAG ACATTCAATCGCCAAACTCCTTGGTATTCTGGTGCCATCGTCCGTGTCGGACTTCGAGATGGTGTCTCGTCTCCAGAAGCTCATCGACGCTCATCACGACTTCACAGTAGTGTCTCGTCGGTATGACGACCCCGCACTGCTCAGGGCTTCATCACGCTCTCCTCCCCCATCACGATGCAGAACAAGAACACCTGATCG ATCACTCCGCTACGATGATTCAGGATACGCGGATCCGGCGTTTGATCTCGAGGACGAGCTTTACAAAACTCGGCCGGCCTTGTGA